A single region of the Desulfomonile tiedjei genome encodes:
- a CDS encoding B12-binding domain-containing radical SAM protein produces MKVLLLYPDLPLSLMSFSKSCNNIGAKSFTPPLGLITIAAMLPEDWEPKLVDLNCTDLSEADWKWADVVLISGMILQSQGMLALVREAKSRGKFVVCGGAYVTSVPEPVLEAGADVLVRGEAETIREEILEAITARQTGKVIQAPDKPDVTTSPTPRYDLLNLSNYLSMAVQTSRGCPFECEFCDVVNLYGRKMRYKTPDQVVAELESLHRLGWTGLVFVSDDNFIGSKSRAQPILREIVAWSKSRGEPFSFATQASINLGQDPDLIDLMTEANFSYVLVGVESPDQAVLARNRKMQNIDNPVVDSLHALNDRGLTVIASFVIGFDGEESGVQQRILDLVQAAGLGLVFVNVLQALPNTKLWNRLLEEGRLRPEITSGETLASRMNFVPSRPVEEIMQEWADAWAQLYEPNGCLERISRSCLSMRPTRRAMGMEPADPSTNARKNPSTPWNKRMQNLTIFSKLIQMLGLRPSTAVQFWRKIFVVRKKNPSRLVRYLENCSFAANMFMLRDEIRKRSATGA; encoded by the coding sequence ATGAAAGTACTGTTGTTGTATCCGGATTTGCCGCTTTCATTGATGTCTTTTTCCAAGAGTTGCAACAACATCGGAGCCAAGTCCTTCACCCCACCGCTGGGGCTAATTACCATCGCGGCCATGTTGCCGGAAGATTGGGAACCGAAACTTGTCGATCTCAATTGCACCGATCTGTCGGAAGCGGACTGGAAATGGGCGGACGTCGTCCTAATTTCGGGAATGATTCTCCAAAGCCAGGGTATGTTGGCTCTTGTACGTGAAGCCAAGTCGCGAGGAAAATTTGTGGTCTGCGGCGGGGCATACGTGACCTCTGTCCCTGAGCCGGTGTTGGAGGCGGGAGCGGATGTGCTCGTCCGCGGGGAGGCCGAGACTATCCGCGAAGAAATATTGGAGGCCATAACAGCCAGGCAAACCGGAAAAGTGATCCAAGCTCCTGACAAGCCGGACGTTACCACATCCCCAACTCCTCGGTACGACCTACTGAACCTCTCCAACTACCTTTCCATGGCCGTACAGACATCTCGAGGATGTCCTTTTGAATGCGAATTCTGCGACGTTGTGAATCTCTATGGCAGGAAAATGCGCTACAAAACTCCTGACCAAGTGGTTGCGGAACTGGAATCGCTCCATCGTCTCGGCTGGACGGGCCTGGTATTCGTAAGTGATGACAACTTCATAGGTAGCAAATCCCGCGCTCAGCCCATTCTACGGGAGATCGTCGCATGGAGCAAATCTCGAGGCGAGCCCTTCTCATTCGCAACCCAGGCATCCATCAATCTGGGCCAGGACCCCGATCTGATCGATCTTATGACCGAAGCGAATTTTTCCTATGTGCTCGTTGGGGTGGAATCGCCTGATCAGGCGGTCCTGGCCCGCAACCGCAAGATGCAAAACATTGACAACCCGGTCGTGGACTCGCTCCACGCCTTGAACGACCGCGGGCTGACAGTAATTGCGAGCTTTGTTATCGGATTCGACGGCGAGGAATCGGGAGTCCAGCAACGTATTCTGGACCTTGTACAAGCTGCGGGCCTTGGGCTGGTATTCGTCAACGTCTTGCAAGCCCTGCCGAACACCAAGCTATGGAATCGATTGCTGGAAGAAGGCAGGCTTCGGCCCGAAATTACCAGTGGGGAGACCCTGGCTTCGCGGATGAATTTTGTTCCGAGTCGCCCTGTGGAAGAGATAATGCAGGAGTGGGCCGACGCATGGGCCCAATTGTACGAGCCGAACGGCTGTCTGGAGCGAATATCCCGCTCCTGTCTGTCCATGCGACCTACTCGTCGGGCAATGGGGATGGAGCCGGCCGATCCTTCCACCAACGCCCGTAAGAATCCGAGCACCCCGTGGAACAAAAGGATGCAGAACCTGACGATCTTCAGCAAGCTTATCCAAATGCTGGGACTGCGTCCCTCAACCGCGGTCCAATTCTGGAGAAAAATTTTCGTGGTGCGAAAGAAGAACCCGAGCAGGCTGGTCCGATACCTGGAGAATTGCTCCTTCGCCGCTAATATGTTCATGCTCCGTGACGAGATCCGCAAACGAAGCGCCACGGGTGCGTGA
- a CDS encoding PaaI family thioesterase yields the protein MRRINPQYAEMIRAGVNESPYFQLLSMKLVEFDIGSSLLEIVVEKAKHLQPFGFVHGGVFSSIVDAATFWAVYPEVDENTGMTSVDLKLNYLAPCSDGKLIARGKRIKLGKTLGLGKAEVTDQDGRILAHGTSTLIVLPDLTFANKGALPPKFIHEQ from the coding sequence ATGCGTAGAATTAATCCGCAGTATGCAGAAATGATCCGGGCCGGGGTAAATGAATCGCCATACTTCCAATTGTTGTCAATGAAGCTTGTCGAATTCGACATCGGTAGTTCGCTGCTGGAAATCGTGGTCGAAAAAGCAAAGCACCTTCAGCCCTTCGGATTTGTTCATGGCGGGGTTTTCTCGTCAATCGTAGACGCGGCCACGTTTTGGGCGGTATACCCGGAAGTTGATGAGAATACGGGGATGACGTCCGTGGACCTGAAGCTCAACTACCTGGCCCCATGTTCTGACGGCAAGCTAATTGCGCGAGGAAAGCGGATCAAACTCGGGAAAACCCTTGGGCTGGGCAAAGCCGAGGTGACCGACCAGGACGGTCGCATCCTCGCTCATGGAACCTCCACACTGATCGTACTCCCCGATCTGACCTTTGCCAACAAAGGCGCTCTGCCCCCGAAATTCATCCATGAACAGTGA
- a CDS encoding class I SAM-dependent methyltransferase codes for MLMNWPERVWIYSPVRVFFLKREMDKWIRLTGNAPVDNALEVGCGLGKGAQLLVEKMGFKRVTAFDLEEILIRRAYRNLPARFRQSIGFYVGDAQDLPFSDNAFGAVVNFGIIHHVLDWRRCIREIGRVLKKGGIFYFEEIFPPLYANFLLKRMLRHPTEDRFYATEFVEALCKAGLRLVEGVNTNSRYGIVGAALKL; via the coding sequence ATGCTCATGAATTGGCCCGAACGGGTCTGGATATACAGCCCTGTTCGAGTCTTCTTCCTGAAACGCGAAATGGACAAGTGGATTCGACTGACCGGGAACGCGCCGGTGGATAATGCACTGGAGGTCGGCTGCGGTTTGGGCAAGGGAGCGCAACTCTTGGTGGAAAAAATGGGCTTCAAGCGAGTAACCGCTTTCGATCTGGAAGAAATCCTAATCCGCCGCGCATACAGGAACCTTCCCGCCCGATTCCGGCAATCAATCGGCTTTTACGTTGGCGACGCGCAGGACCTGCCCTTCTCGGACAATGCTTTTGGCGCGGTGGTCAACTTTGGCATCATCCACCATGTCCTGGATTGGCGCCGTTGCATCCGAGAGATCGGCAGGGTACTGAAAAAGGGCGGTATATTCTATTTTGAGGAGATTTTCCCGCCCCTGTACGCGAACTTTCTCCTCAAGCGCATGCTTCGCCATCCGACCGAAGACCGCTTCTACGCAACCGAATTTGTCGAGGCTTTGTGTAAAGCCGGTCTTCGCCTCGTGGAAGGAGTAAACACCAACTCCAGATACGGTATTGTCGGAGCGGCACTCAAGCTATAA
- the dnaX gene encoding DNA polymerase III subunit gamma/tau: protein MPSYLVLARKYRPSTFSDVVGQDHVVKTLQNSILSGRVAHAFLFCGVRGVGKTTVARILAKALNCSGRQEGQTDPCNECSSCKEIGSGISVDVQEIDGASHTSVENIREINENIKYPPVSSPYKIIIIDEVHMISINAFNALLKTLEEPPAHAKFIFATTEAHKVPPTINSRCQRFNFKTITMRDIISGMSGILAQEGIEADEEALALIAREAQGSFRDALSLLDQVIAFGAERITSDDVVGILGIAGRNCFGRLMGSILDRDRASALGLIHEIFQEGYDPEQFVLDMIQYLRNLIMVAAVPKSARPDGMVDAPPSEVEEMEALASKTSGEELQNLFSIVLRSEAEVKRSGNPSVAVEMLALKMAYAPSLKDLSEIIHIIDSSATAGTGAARPEARSAIEPPARVKSKGPASDKAAVPNKPETKRFEPEEDVQEPPTDSFTITRVVPVPAGNPDEVWASLKDRLSESGADGFLRAIMDHGNLISFGPTEVEIGFHKAFYKEEFESKLKTKPQVMEIFEEFFGDAKLKILTLAQETSLDTQKPYSVQADGQTDLDRALRHEAIENPITKAVLAEFEDSSIEEINILSSKP, encoded by the coding sequence ATGCCTTCTTATCTCGTTTTAGCTCGAAAATACAGGCCAAGCACATTCAGTGACGTGGTGGGTCAGGACCACGTTGTAAAGACGCTCCAGAACTCTATTCTTTCAGGCCGCGTAGCGCACGCTTTTCTGTTTTGCGGGGTGAGAGGAGTCGGCAAAACCACCGTGGCCCGGATTCTTGCAAAAGCCCTGAACTGCTCCGGCCGGCAAGAAGGACAGACCGATCCGTGCAACGAGTGCTCTTCGTGCAAGGAGATCGGCTCGGGCATTAGTGTGGACGTTCAGGAGATTGACGGGGCTTCTCATACTTCCGTGGAAAATATTAGGGAAATTAACGAGAACATAAAATATCCCCCTGTCAGTTCACCGTACAAGATCATTATCATCGACGAAGTTCACATGATTTCCATCAACGCATTCAATGCGTTGCTAAAGACCCTCGAAGAACCGCCCGCGCATGCGAAGTTCATCTTCGCCACCACTGAGGCGCACAAAGTCCCGCCCACGATCAATTCTCGGTGCCAGCGGTTCAATTTCAAGACCATTACCATGCGGGATATCATCTCTGGCATGTCGGGGATTCTTGCCCAAGAAGGTATTGAAGCGGATGAAGAGGCCCTGGCTCTTATTGCCAGAGAAGCACAGGGTTCGTTCAGAGACGCTCTGAGCCTACTCGACCAGGTGATAGCGTTCGGCGCCGAACGGATAACTTCGGACGATGTGGTAGGAATCCTTGGAATTGCAGGCCGCAACTGTTTCGGCCGTTTAATGGGTTCAATTCTCGATCGGGATCGCGCTTCAGCTCTGGGTTTGATTCACGAAATCTTTCAGGAGGGTTATGACCCGGAACAGTTTGTCCTGGATATGATTCAGTACTTGAGGAATCTGATTATGGTTGCGGCTGTGCCGAAGAGCGCTCGGCCCGACGGCATGGTAGACGCTCCGCCCTCTGAAGTGGAAGAAATGGAAGCCCTGGCCTCCAAAACCTCGGGAGAAGAACTCCAGAACCTGTTCAGCATTGTGCTTCGCAGCGAAGCCGAGGTGAAGCGCTCGGGCAATCCTTCGGTCGCGGTAGAGATGCTGGCGCTAAAGATGGCTTACGCACCGAGCCTAAAGGACCTCTCGGAGATAATCCATATCATTGATTCCAGCGCCACAGCCGGAACAGGCGCTGCACGTCCCGAAGCTAGAAGCGCGATCGAGCCGCCTGCTCGTGTCAAATCGAAGGGGCCTGCAAGCGACAAAGCCGCTGTCCCGAACAAACCGGAGACTAAACGGTTTGAGCCTGAGGAAGATGTGCAGGAACCCCCCACGGACTCGTTCACCATAACCAGAGTTGTACCCGTGCCCGCGGGCAATCCGGACGAAGTCTGGGCAAGTCTGAAGGACCGATTGAGCGAGTCAGGGGCGGACGGGTTCCTGCGAGCCATCATGGACCACGGGAACCTCATTTCATTCGGGCCCACGGAAGTGGAGATCGGTTTTCACAAAGCATTCTACAAAGAAGAATTCGAAAGCAAATTAAAAACCAAGCCACAAGTTATGGAAATATTCGAGGAATTCTTCGGAGACGCAAAACTCAAGATCCTGACTCTGGCGCAGGAAACTTCTCTGGATACCCAAAAACCCTATTCGGTTCAGGCTGACGGCCAAACCGATCTGGACCGGGCCCTAAGACATGAGGCGATAGAGAATCCTATCACCAAGGCGGTATTGGCTGAATTTGAGGATAGCTCCATCGAGGAAATCAATATACTATCCTCCAAACCGTGA
- a CDS encoding radical SAM protein, producing MFEPVYLRTLRAGALSAKVEKAREMLKDCYVCPRNCRVNRLEDETGFCGIGKLAKASSANPHFGEESPLVGSGGSGTIFFTSCNLKCVFCQNYEISHLMEGEDVDTPTLGGVMLGLQRMGCHNINFVTPSHVVPQILEAVNWAAGNGLQVPLVYNTGGYDSVETLQLLDGVVDIYMPDIKFMDPKICKDMMDAEDYPEIVHHAILEMHRQVGDLELDSRGIATRGLLVRHLVMPNELAGTREAMRFLAKEVSANTYVNIMDQYRPCGRAFDQPEINRSVNHQEYVEAIGMAQQEGITRLDERVGARMRFF from the coding sequence ATGTTTGAACCTGTTTACCTGCGGACGCTCAGGGCGGGCGCTCTGTCTGCGAAGGTTGAAAAAGCGCGGGAGATGCTCAAAGACTGTTACGTGTGTCCTAGAAACTGCCGTGTGAACCGGCTGGAAGACGAGACCGGATTCTGCGGCATCGGAAAACTTGCTAAGGCCTCTTCGGCCAACCCTCATTTCGGAGAAGAGTCGCCACTTGTAGGCTCCGGAGGCTCAGGAACCATTTTCTTTACCTCCTGCAACCTCAAGTGTGTTTTTTGCCAGAACTACGAAATCAGCCACCTCATGGAAGGCGAAGATGTGGATACCCCGACCCTTGGAGGGGTTATGCTGGGCCTGCAGCGCATGGGATGCCACAACATCAACTTCGTGACACCCTCGCACGTTGTTCCGCAGATCCTCGAAGCGGTAAACTGGGCGGCTGGAAATGGTCTCCAAGTCCCGCTCGTGTACAACACAGGGGGGTACGATTCCGTCGAAACTCTGCAACTTCTCGATGGAGTGGTAGACATTTACATGCCGGATATCAAATTCATGGACCCGAAGATCTGCAAGGATATGATGGACGCGGAGGACTATCCTGAAATCGTGCACCACGCTATTCTGGAGATGCACAGGCAGGTGGGGGACCTTGAGCTTGACAGCCGTGGAATCGCCACGCGAGGGCTCCTGGTCCGCCATCTGGTGATGCCCAACGAGCTTGCCGGGACCCGTGAAGCCATGAGATTCCTTGCCAAAGAGGTCTCCGCAAACACGTACGTTAATATCATGGATCAATATAGGCCATGCGGTCGAGCCTTTGATCAGCCGGAAATCAACCGGTCGGTCAATCATCAAGAATACGTCGAGGCTATCGGGATGGCACAGCAGGAAGGGATAACACGACTGGACGAAAGGGTCGGAGCCAGAATGAGGTTCTTTTAG
- a CDS encoding isoprenylcysteine carboxylmethyltransferase family protein has product MMDWSQAGRLATTAALWIVWCVVHSLLNSEGPIGKTRVVSHYLGPYYRLIYSVVAVATLALVWWLIPREGETSIWHWHGPFRWAQLSLWVVAAVMFYLSFRWINIWRFLGLSALGIGSRPRASETELVTWGIYGVVRHPQFLAGLILLWSRNLNDTALVTNIALSLYLIIGARIEEKRLLAKLGDEYRKYRSEVPGFIPRLFRPT; this is encoded by the coding sequence ATGATGGATTGGTCGCAAGCCGGGCGACTGGCGACCACCGCGGCTCTTTGGATTGTCTGGTGTGTGGTCCATTCTCTTCTGAATAGCGAAGGCCCCATAGGCAAAACCCGCGTTGTAAGCCACTACCTCGGTCCGTACTATCGGCTGATTTACAGTGTTGTGGCGGTGGCCACGTTGGCTTTGGTGTGGTGGCTCATTCCTAGGGAAGGCGAAACGAGTATCTGGCACTGGCACGGACCGTTCCGATGGGCACAGCTATCCTTGTGGGTGGTTGCTGCCGTAATGTTCTACCTATCCTTCAGATGGATCAACATATGGCGCTTCCTGGGCTTGAGTGCCCTGGGGATCGGTTCGCGACCGCGTGCGAGTGAAACCGAGCTTGTCACCTGGGGAATTTATGGAGTTGTACGCCATCCGCAATTCCTGGCCGGTCTCATACTCCTATGGAGCCGAAACCTGAACGACACCGCTCTGGTCACCAATATAGCGCTGTCCCTTTATTTGATAATCGGCGCGCGAATCGAGGAAAAGAGGCTCCTGGCGAAGTTAGGTGACGAGTATCGGAAGTACAGATCCGAAGTGCCGGGATTCATACCGAGGTTATTTCGCCCGACCTGA
- a CDS encoding UbiA family prenyltransferase, whose amino-acid sequence MRQQAVGELAEPRTRVTVAKLKLLFGLSRTPHGLLDLATPAMAALLCLGHFPPPSVVIVGLITAFAGYTAVYALNDLVDFHVDKERLSATKDLEDTRRVDEIMVRHPLAQGLIPFRSGLAWFSSWALVALAGAWWLNPFCAALFVGSATLEIVYCKLLRITHLKVIPSAIVKATGGLAGVYAVTPSAPMGFVAVLFLWLAAWEVGGQNIPNDIVDMEADQRVSARTTLTVKGVRESVFRIVAAVSMAAFGGIAVYWVAGSGLRWIYPLGAVVLGWKLLLEPARTLYYNPGENAAASLFNSASYMPAAFLVLAVLSIYFPF is encoded by the coding sequence ATGAGACAACAGGCCGTCGGTGAACTTGCAGAACCCCGAACCCGTGTGACGGTTGCGAAATTGAAACTGCTATTCGGGCTCTCCCGGACTCCTCACGGCCTGCTGGATTTGGCAACCCCTGCAATGGCTGCGTTATTGTGTTTGGGGCATTTCCCGCCACCGTCAGTGGTAATTGTTGGGTTGATCACCGCTTTCGCCGGTTACACCGCGGTCTACGCCCTGAACGATCTGGTGGATTTTCACGTGGACAAGGAAAGACTGTCCGCCACGAAAGATCTGGAAGACACGCGTCGTGTTGATGAAATCATGGTCAGGCATCCGTTGGCCCAGGGATTGATCCCATTCCGGAGCGGCCTTGCCTGGTTCAGTTCGTGGGCTTTGGTGGCACTCGCGGGAGCTTGGTGGCTCAATCCTTTCTGCGCGGCCCTCTTTGTAGGGTCTGCTACCCTGGAAATCGTGTACTGCAAACTTTTGCGGATCACCCATCTCAAGGTAATACCGTCTGCAATTGTGAAGGCCACCGGAGGGCTCGCAGGGGTTTACGCTGTGACCCCCTCCGCTCCTATGGGATTTGTTGCGGTCCTTTTTCTTTGGCTCGCCGCGTGGGAGGTCGGGGGCCAGAACATTCCCAATGACATTGTGGACATGGAGGCGGACCAGCGAGTCTCGGCCCGGACTACCCTGACCGTGAAAGGGGTCCGGGAGTCAGTTTTCAGGATCGTTGCCGCGGTTTCCATGGCGGCGTTCGGCGGCATAGCCGTTTACTGGGTTGCCGGTTCCGGACTCAGATGGATCTATCCCTTGGGGGCTGTGGTCCTTGGCTGGAAGCTCCTTTTGGAGCCAGCGCGAACACTGTATTACAATCCCGGCGAAAACGCGGCCGCCTCACTGTTCAACAGTGCCAGCTACATGCCCGCGGCGTTCCTCGTGCTTGCCGTTCTGTCCATCTACTTTCCCTTTTGA
- the truA gene encoding tRNA pseudouridine(38-40) synthase TruA: MNKFKAVVEYDGTAYHGWQLQKDLPTIQGQMEKTLERIVGKATRVHGSGRTDAGVHAVGQVAHFSTDWSHTPEELWRACNALLPPDIAVRSLEHAADDFHARHSAHSKTYVYQILNRPLRSPLLRLYSWHIPLPLDSSLMAAAAAHLVGSHDFAAFGSPTDGTTSTVREVLLARWDGNASHCILEFTICASGFLRYMVRSIVGTLVMVGRKRIQPEDFLHILESCDRSQSGPTAPPHGLLLKSVEYESKQAISLSDAIPSRSNLDV, encoded by the coding sequence ATGAACAAGTTCAAAGCAGTCGTGGAATATGATGGGACGGCTTACCACGGCTGGCAGTTGCAGAAGGACCTTCCCACGATTCAAGGGCAGATGGAGAAAACCCTGGAGCGTATAGTGGGCAAGGCGACCCGAGTGCACGGTTCCGGACGGACTGATGCGGGCGTCCACGCTGTAGGGCAGGTGGCTCACTTTTCGACGGATTGGTCTCATACTCCGGAGGAGCTTTGGAGGGCATGCAATGCCTTGCTGCCCCCGGACATTGCAGTGCGAAGCCTGGAGCACGCGGCCGATGATTTTCACGCACGGCATTCCGCGCACTCGAAGACCTATGTATATCAGATTCTGAATCGTCCTCTCCGGTCACCCCTGTTACGCCTCTACTCATGGCACATCCCTTTGCCACTCGACTCATCCTTGATGGCAGCGGCAGCGGCACACCTGGTGGGAAGCCACGATTTTGCAGCATTCGGGTCCCCAACCGACGGCACTACCTCGACCGTCAGGGAAGTTCTCCTCGCGCGATGGGATGGAAATGCAAGTCACTGTATTCTAGAATTCACTATTTGTGCTTCAGGGTTCCTCAGGTACATGGTCCGGTCCATAGTGGGCACACTGGTAATGGTGGGTAGGAAAAGGATTCAGCCCGAGGACTTCTTGCACATACTTGAATCGTGCGATCGGTCTCAATCAGGGCCGACCGCGCCTCCACACGGCCTGTTGCTGAAATCGGTGGAATACGAATCGAAACAGGCGATAAGCCTGTCCGACGCAATACCATCGCGGAGCAACCTTGATGTTTGA
- a CDS encoding cytochrome b5, producing the protein MKDYYPEQLAEQNGEGGKPALVAVNDKVYDVSGSKRWIRGSHMKRHQAGQDLTNEIQGAPHGLEVFERVLLVGNYVHRAEEPSAGLKGRIEAWLDRRPFFRRHPHPAVVHYPVGMLSAAPVFYVLALATGSSRTEWVAYCCLLVGLLTIPAAMVTGYFTWWINYDLVDSPIILMKRRLAWIALFVAPISFCVRTFLVVDPLRIGDSFVMFYLAATFILAGLATYIGFLGGKLTFPYSHN; encoded by the coding sequence ATGAAAGATTATTACCCTGAGCAATTGGCGGAGCAGAATGGTGAGGGAGGGAAGCCTGCGCTGGTAGCGGTTAATGACAAGGTATACGACGTTTCCGGCAGCAAGAGATGGATTCGCGGCAGTCATATGAAGCGCCATCAGGCCGGTCAGGACCTGACCAATGAGATTCAAGGCGCTCCACACGGGTTGGAAGTTTTCGAACGCGTTCTTTTGGTGGGCAATTACGTCCACCGTGCCGAAGAGCCATCCGCGGGATTAAAAGGAAGGATCGAGGCATGGTTGGACCGGCGGCCGTTTTTCAGGAGACATCCTCATCCCGCGGTAGTCCATTATCCCGTTGGCATGCTTTCCGCTGCGCCGGTTTTCTATGTGCTCGCTCTGGCAACCGGCTCTTCTCGAACGGAATGGGTTGCGTATTGTTGCTTGCTTGTCGGTTTATTGACCATTCCTGCCGCCATGGTCACGGGCTATTTCACTTGGTGGATCAACTACGACCTGGTTGATTCGCCCATAATCCTTATGAAGCGCAGGCTTGCGTGGATCGCACTGTTTGTGGCCCCTATTTCATTTTGTGTAAGGACTTTTCTGGTGGTCGATCCGCTTCGCATCGGTGATTCTTTTGTGATGTTTTACCTCGCAGCCACATTCATACTGGCTGGCCTGGCAACGTACATTGGTTTTCTCGGCGGAAAACTGACCTTTCCGTATAGCCACAACTAG